A single region of the Penaeus chinensis breed Huanghai No. 1 chromosome 41, ASM1920278v2, whole genome shotgun sequence genome encodes:
- the LOC125047424 gene encoding leukocyte receptor cluster member 8 homolog isoform X1, with protein MNNNPHGMAPWHGGNQGQGGGGGGWFSGPPGPFGGYGHSYNGPPGPPPGWNGYGPAGGAGYGGYAGYQAPWGYGIPHGMPGPSPGSQQQTEGKNSDNSDDKDKNNGGNSNNPPLPPGPPPNQNSEMGNQNKGNMSNNSLLKQNDNVSPQKSDVPSHNFGNQNFGQGYNQNFYQSYGQGFDNFNGYNGGWYGPSGPPPRGPPPNFNQNQGGRGMSNNTGNGPVKFSLPVKKGLGYNALHQPNHGQQQQQQQQQQQQQQQHQQHQQQHQQQHQQQQQQQQQQQQQQQQQQQQQQQQQQQQQQQQQQQQQQQQQQQQQQQQQQQQQQQQPQQMMMMQQHKSQQQQRHQHLNNANAHQKNNKKNKNRGKNVIMSNNPWTSNNFMNKQQNMLGSIGKENTEAESFMNKNKMEIEIQDAGNKCQDAKSAVLQSKAIKEMTGLVANGDWPESLKTYVSRCFKRCVTELDKDLVEICLKGKLTQAANNGTLWTKNWEEEELPSIQSESTSNIISHIKSWNTPTDAGSDNSSSSPMKLQGKKGMKKNVTPAFGSMRGMRSRSRSRSKSRTRSRSRSRSRSPGYRRGRRDNRRARHSSSSDDESKGFIRLNKRGRSPVNMKGKGNKKMKGKGKNESYFYSKHGRMSLDPELGSSERLQKRAARFSVPGSGPGPHKKRKPINLTKTISNTFTVDGDDIDWTSMHIVGTSTLLEKQYLRLTSAPDPSTVRTIDTLKKALEHIKCQWVRNQDYRYACDQLKSLRQDLTIQGVRDAFTVQVYETHSRIALEKGDHEEFNQCQSQLKQLYSEVGGDNHLEFIAYRLLYYIFTKNTLDITSLMAGLTKDQKQDECISFALQLRAAWSLSNYHRFFLLYRNAPKMAGYLIDWFADRERKQALKIMLKGYRPGSLDVSFIRSELALGTQEDWQKFESAVNLVYTDTSKVRIDCKSSTADSVATQ; from the exons ATGAATAACAATCCTCATGGGATGGCACCTTGGCACGGCGGCAACCAAGgacaggggggaggtggtggaggctgGTTTAGTGGACCCCCTGGCCCCTTCGGAGGGTACGGCCATTCGTACAACGGGCCACCAGGACCTCCTCCAGGATGGAATGGCTATGGTCCTGCAGGGGGAGCTGGATACGGAGGCTATGCAGGCTAT CAGGCTCCTTGGGGATATGGCATTCCACATGGAATGCCAGGTCCTTCACCAGGTTCACAGCAGCAGACAGAAGGGAAAAATAGTGACAAttctgatgataaagataagaataacggGGGAAACAGCAATAATCCCCCCTTGCCTCCTGGTCCCCCACCTAACCAGAATTCAGAAATGGGTAACCAGAACAAAGGCAACATGTCAAATAATTCACTTTTAAAACAGAATGATAATGTTAGTCCACAAAAGTCTGATGTACCATCTCACAATTTTGGAAATCAGAACTTTGGTCAGGGCTACAATCAGAATTTCTATCAGTCGTATGGCCAAGGTTTTGATAACTTTAATGGTTATAATGGTGGTTGGTATGGCCCATCTGGACCTCCTCCAAGGGGTCCGCCTCCCAATTTTAACCAGAAtcaggggggaagaggaatgtCAAACAATACAGGAAATGGGCCTGTTAAATTCAGCCTTCCAGTGAAGAAGGGGCTGGGATATAATGCCTTACATCAGCCAAATCATggccaacagcaacagcagcaacaacaacagcaacagcagcagcaacaacatcaacaacatcaacaacaacatcaacaacaacatcaacaacaacaacagcagcagcagcagcagcaacaacagcaacagcagcaacaacaacaacaacaacaacaacaacaacagcaacaacagcaacaacaacaacaacagcaacaacaacaacagcaacaacaacaacagcagcagcagcagcagcagcagcagcagcaaccacagcaaatgatgatgatgcaacaaCATAAATCACAACAGCAGCAAAGACATCAGCATCTTAATAATGCAAATGCACaccagaaaaataataagaagaataagaacagggGCAAGAATGTCATAATGTCAAATAATCCTTGGACGAGCAACAATTTCatgaataaacaacaaaatatgtTAGGCTCTATTGGCAAAGAAAATACAGAAGCAGAGTCattcatgaataaaaacaaaatggagaTTGAAATCCAGGATGCAGGTAACAAATGCCAAGATGCTAAAAGTGCTGTCCTTCAGTCCAAGGCAATAAAGGAGATGACAGGATTAGTAGCCAATGGTGATTGGCCAGAAAGTTTAAA AACATATGTGAGTAGATGTTTTAAACGCTGTGTTACCGAACTGGACAAAGATCTAGTGGAAATTTGCTTGAAAGGAAAACTTACTCAAGCAGCTAATAATGGAACTCTGTGGACAAAG aattgggaagaagaagaattgccCAGCATACAAAGTGAATCTACTTCAAATATAATATCCCATATCAAAAGCTGGAATACACCAACTGATGCAGGGTCCGATAATAGCTCTTCAAGCCCTATGAAGCTacagggaaagaaaggaatgaagaaaaatgtTACCCCAGCATTTGGGTCAATGAGAGGGATGAG ATCTAGGTCTCGCTCACGATCAAAGTCAAGAACAAGGTCAAGATcgagatcaagatcaagatcaccTGGTTATAGAAGAGGGAGGCGAGATAATAGGCGTGCCAGACATTCGTCCAGCTCCGATGATGAGTCAAAAGGCTTTATTAGATTGAACAAGAGGGGAAGAAGCCCAGTCAATATGAAAGgcaaagggaacaaaaaaatgaaggggaagggcaa AAATGAATCCTACTTCTATTCCAAACATGGACGCATGAGCCTTGATCCAGAGCTTGGCAGTTCTGAACGCCTGCAGAAGAGAGCAGCCAGGTTCAGTGTTCCAGGAAGTGGTCCAGGGCCTCACAAAAAGAGAAAGCCCATTAACCTAACAAAGACAATAAGTAATACTTTTACTGTGGATGGAGATGATATAGACTGGACATCCATGCACATTGTTGGCACTTCAACGTTATTAGAAAAACAGTACCTACGATTGACCTCC GCACCAGACCCATCAACAGTAAGAACAATAGATACGCTTAAAAAAGCCCTAGAGCACATCAAGTGTCAGTGGGTTCGGAACCAAGATTACAGATATGCCTGTGATCAGCTGAAGTCACTTCGTCAAGATCTCACCATCCAAGGAGTTCGAGATGCCTTCACTGTTCAG GTGTACGAAACTCACTCTCGCATAGCCCTTGAAAAGGGAGACCATGAAGAATTTAATCAGTGCCAGAGTCAGCTCAAGCAGTTATACAGTGAAGTTGGCGGCGATAATCACCTTGAATTTATTGCCTACAGACTTCTGTATTATATTTTTACCAAGAATACATTAG ATATCACATCCCTCATGGCTGGACTAACAAAAGATCAGAAACAGGACGAGTGCATCAGCTTTGCCCTACAACTACGTGCTGCATGGTCTTTATCCAACTATCATAGATTCTTCTTGCTGTACCGGAATGCCCCTAAGATGGCAGGCTACTTAATTGATTGGTTTGCAGATAGGGAAAGAAAACAGGCTCTTAAGATTATGTTGAAAGG CTATCGGCCGGGTAGTCTAGATGTCAGTTTTATTAGGTCGGAGTTGGCTCTCGGAACTCAAGAGGACTGGCAGAAATTTGAAAGTGCTGTGAATTTGGTGTATACAGATACATCAAAAGTGAGAATAGACTGTAAAAGCTCAACTGCAGATTCTGTTGCAACTCAATGA
- the LOC125047424 gene encoding leukocyte receptor cluster member 8 homolog isoform X2, translated as MNNNPHGMAPWHGGNQGQGGGGGGWFSGPPGPFGGYGHSYNGPPGPPPGWNGYGPAGGAGYGGYAGYAPWGYGIPHGMPGPSPGSQQQTEGKNSDNSDDKDKNNGGNSNNPPLPPGPPPNQNSEMGNQNKGNMSNNSLLKQNDNVSPQKSDVPSHNFGNQNFGQGYNQNFYQSYGQGFDNFNGYNGGWYGPSGPPPRGPPPNFNQNQGGRGMSNNTGNGPVKFSLPVKKGLGYNALHQPNHGQQQQQQQQQQQQQQQHQQHQQQHQQQHQQQQQQQQQQQQQQQQQQQQQQQQQQQQQQQQQQQQQQQQQQQQQQQQQQQQQQQQPQQMMMMQQHKSQQQQRHQHLNNANAHQKNNKKNKNRGKNVIMSNNPWTSNNFMNKQQNMLGSIGKENTEAESFMNKNKMEIEIQDAGNKCQDAKSAVLQSKAIKEMTGLVANGDWPESLKTYVSRCFKRCVTELDKDLVEICLKGKLTQAANNGTLWTKNWEEEELPSIQSESTSNIISHIKSWNTPTDAGSDNSSSSPMKLQGKKGMKKNVTPAFGSMRGMRSRSRSRSKSRTRSRSRSRSRSPGYRRGRRDNRRARHSSSSDDESKGFIRLNKRGRSPVNMKGKGNKKMKGKGKNESYFYSKHGRMSLDPELGSSERLQKRAARFSVPGSGPGPHKKRKPINLTKTISNTFTVDGDDIDWTSMHIVGTSTLLEKQYLRLTSAPDPSTVRTIDTLKKALEHIKCQWVRNQDYRYACDQLKSLRQDLTIQGVRDAFTVQVYETHSRIALEKGDHEEFNQCQSQLKQLYSEVGGDNHLEFIAYRLLYYIFTKNTLDITSLMAGLTKDQKQDECISFALQLRAAWSLSNYHRFFLLYRNAPKMAGYLIDWFADRERKQALKIMLKGYRPGSLDVSFIRSELALGTQEDWQKFESAVNLVYTDTSKVRIDCKSSTADSVATQ; from the exons ATGAATAACAATCCTCATGGGATGGCACCTTGGCACGGCGGCAACCAAGgacaggggggaggtggtggaggctgGTTTAGTGGACCCCCTGGCCCCTTCGGAGGGTACGGCCATTCGTACAACGGGCCACCAGGACCTCCTCCAGGATGGAATGGCTATGGTCCTGCAGGGGGAGCTGGATACGGAGGCTATGCAGGCTAT GCTCCTTGGGGATATGGCATTCCACATGGAATGCCAGGTCCTTCACCAGGTTCACAGCAGCAGACAGAAGGGAAAAATAGTGACAAttctgatgataaagataagaataacggGGGAAACAGCAATAATCCCCCCTTGCCTCCTGGTCCCCCACCTAACCAGAATTCAGAAATGGGTAACCAGAACAAAGGCAACATGTCAAATAATTCACTTTTAAAACAGAATGATAATGTTAGTCCACAAAAGTCTGATGTACCATCTCACAATTTTGGAAATCAGAACTTTGGTCAGGGCTACAATCAGAATTTCTATCAGTCGTATGGCCAAGGTTTTGATAACTTTAATGGTTATAATGGTGGTTGGTATGGCCCATCTGGACCTCCTCCAAGGGGTCCGCCTCCCAATTTTAACCAGAAtcaggggggaagaggaatgtCAAACAATACAGGAAATGGGCCTGTTAAATTCAGCCTTCCAGTGAAGAAGGGGCTGGGATATAATGCCTTACATCAGCCAAATCATggccaacagcaacagcagcaacaacaacagcaacagcagcagcaacaacatcaacaacatcaacaacaacatcaacaacaacatcaacaacaacaacagcagcagcagcagcagcaacaacagcaacagcagcaacaacaacaacaacaacaacaacaacaacagcaacaacagcaacaacaacaacaacagcaacaacaacaacagcaacaacaacaacagcagcagcagcagcagcagcagcagcagcaaccacagcaaatgatgatgatgcaacaaCATAAATCACAACAGCAGCAAAGACATCAGCATCTTAATAATGCAAATGCACaccagaaaaataataagaagaataagaacagggGCAAGAATGTCATAATGTCAAATAATCCTTGGACGAGCAACAATTTCatgaataaacaacaaaatatgtTAGGCTCTATTGGCAAAGAAAATACAGAAGCAGAGTCattcatgaataaaaacaaaatggagaTTGAAATCCAGGATGCAGGTAACAAATGCCAAGATGCTAAAAGTGCTGTCCTTCAGTCCAAGGCAATAAAGGAGATGACAGGATTAGTAGCCAATGGTGATTGGCCAGAAAGTTTAAA AACATATGTGAGTAGATGTTTTAAACGCTGTGTTACCGAACTGGACAAAGATCTAGTGGAAATTTGCTTGAAAGGAAAACTTACTCAAGCAGCTAATAATGGAACTCTGTGGACAAAG aattgggaagaagaagaattgccCAGCATACAAAGTGAATCTACTTCAAATATAATATCCCATATCAAAAGCTGGAATACACCAACTGATGCAGGGTCCGATAATAGCTCTTCAAGCCCTATGAAGCTacagggaaagaaaggaatgaagaaaaatgtTACCCCAGCATTTGGGTCAATGAGAGGGATGAG ATCTAGGTCTCGCTCACGATCAAAGTCAAGAACAAGGTCAAGATcgagatcaagatcaagatcaccTGGTTATAGAAGAGGGAGGCGAGATAATAGGCGTGCCAGACATTCGTCCAGCTCCGATGATGAGTCAAAAGGCTTTATTAGATTGAACAAGAGGGGAAGAAGCCCAGTCAATATGAAAGgcaaagggaacaaaaaaatgaaggggaagggcaa AAATGAATCCTACTTCTATTCCAAACATGGACGCATGAGCCTTGATCCAGAGCTTGGCAGTTCTGAACGCCTGCAGAAGAGAGCAGCCAGGTTCAGTGTTCCAGGAAGTGGTCCAGGGCCTCACAAAAAGAGAAAGCCCATTAACCTAACAAAGACAATAAGTAATACTTTTACTGTGGATGGAGATGATATAGACTGGACATCCATGCACATTGTTGGCACTTCAACGTTATTAGAAAAACAGTACCTACGATTGACCTCC GCACCAGACCCATCAACAGTAAGAACAATAGATACGCTTAAAAAAGCCCTAGAGCACATCAAGTGTCAGTGGGTTCGGAACCAAGATTACAGATATGCCTGTGATCAGCTGAAGTCACTTCGTCAAGATCTCACCATCCAAGGAGTTCGAGATGCCTTCACTGTTCAG GTGTACGAAACTCACTCTCGCATAGCCCTTGAAAAGGGAGACCATGAAGAATTTAATCAGTGCCAGAGTCAGCTCAAGCAGTTATACAGTGAAGTTGGCGGCGATAATCACCTTGAATTTATTGCCTACAGACTTCTGTATTATATTTTTACCAAGAATACATTAG ATATCACATCCCTCATGGCTGGACTAACAAAAGATCAGAAACAGGACGAGTGCATCAGCTTTGCCCTACAACTACGTGCTGCATGGTCTTTATCCAACTATCATAGATTCTTCTTGCTGTACCGGAATGCCCCTAAGATGGCAGGCTACTTAATTGATTGGTTTGCAGATAGGGAAAGAAAACAGGCTCTTAAGATTATGTTGAAAGG CTATCGGCCGGGTAGTCTAGATGTCAGTTTTATTAGGTCGGAGTTGGCTCTCGGAACTCAAGAGGACTGGCAGAAATTTGAAAGTGCTGTGAATTTGGTGTATACAGATACATCAAAAGTGAGAATAGACTGTAAAAGCTCAACTGCAGATTCTGTTGCAACTCAATGA
- the LOC125047424 gene encoding leukocyte receptor cluster member 8 homolog isoform X3, whose product MNNNPHGMAPWHGGNQGQGGGGGGWFSGPPGPFGGYGHSYNGPPGPPPGWNGYGPAGGAGYGGYAGYQAPWGYGIPHGMPGPSPGSQQQTEGKNSDNSDDKDKNNGGNSNNPPLPPGPPPNQNSEMGNQNKGNMSNNSLLKQNDNVSPQKSDVPSHNFGNQNFGQGYNQNFYQSYGQGFDNFNGYNGGWYGPSGPPPRGPPPNFNQNQGGRGMSNNTGNGPVKFSLPVKKGLGYNALHQPNHGQQQQQQQQQQQQQQQHQQHQQQHQQQHQQQQQQQQQQQQQQQQQQQQQQQQQQQQQQQQQQQQQQQQQQQQQQQQQQQQQQQQPQQMMMMQQHKSQQQQRHQHLNNANAHQKNNKKNKNRGKNVIMSNNPWTSNNFMNKQQNMLGSIGKENTEAESFMNKNKMEIEIQDAGNKCQDAKSAVLQSKAIKEMTGLVANGDWPESLKTYVSRCFKRCVTELDKDLVEICLKGKLTQAANNGTLWTKNWEEEELPSIQSESTSNIISHIKSWNTPTDAGSDNSSSSPMKLQGKKGMKKNVTPAFGSMRGMRSRSRSKSRTRSRSRSRSRSPGYRRGRRDNRRARHSSSSDDESKGFIRLNKRGRSPVNMKGKGNKKMKGKGKNESYFYSKHGRMSLDPELGSSERLQKRAARFSVPGSGPGPHKKRKPINLTKTISNTFTVDGDDIDWTSMHIVGTSTLLEKQYLRLTSAPDPSTVRTIDTLKKALEHIKCQWVRNQDYRYACDQLKSLRQDLTIQGVRDAFTVQVYETHSRIALEKGDHEEFNQCQSQLKQLYSEVGGDNHLEFIAYRLLYYIFTKNTLDITSLMAGLTKDQKQDECISFALQLRAAWSLSNYHRFFLLYRNAPKMAGYLIDWFADRERKQALKIMLKGYRPGSLDVSFIRSELALGTQEDWQKFESAVNLVYTDTSKVRIDCKSSTADSVATQ is encoded by the exons ATGAATAACAATCCTCATGGGATGGCACCTTGGCACGGCGGCAACCAAGgacaggggggaggtggtggaggctgGTTTAGTGGACCCCCTGGCCCCTTCGGAGGGTACGGCCATTCGTACAACGGGCCACCAGGACCTCCTCCAGGATGGAATGGCTATGGTCCTGCAGGGGGAGCTGGATACGGAGGCTATGCAGGCTAT CAGGCTCCTTGGGGATATGGCATTCCACATGGAATGCCAGGTCCTTCACCAGGTTCACAGCAGCAGACAGAAGGGAAAAATAGTGACAAttctgatgataaagataagaataacggGGGAAACAGCAATAATCCCCCCTTGCCTCCTGGTCCCCCACCTAACCAGAATTCAGAAATGGGTAACCAGAACAAAGGCAACATGTCAAATAATTCACTTTTAAAACAGAATGATAATGTTAGTCCACAAAAGTCTGATGTACCATCTCACAATTTTGGAAATCAGAACTTTGGTCAGGGCTACAATCAGAATTTCTATCAGTCGTATGGCCAAGGTTTTGATAACTTTAATGGTTATAATGGTGGTTGGTATGGCCCATCTGGACCTCCTCCAAGGGGTCCGCCTCCCAATTTTAACCAGAAtcaggggggaagaggaatgtCAAACAATACAGGAAATGGGCCTGTTAAATTCAGCCTTCCAGTGAAGAAGGGGCTGGGATATAATGCCTTACATCAGCCAAATCATggccaacagcaacagcagcaacaacaacagcaacagcagcagcaacaacatcaacaacatcaacaacaacatcaacaacaacatcaacaacaacaacagcagcagcagcagcagcaacaacagcaacagcagcaacaacaacaacaacaacaacaacaacaacagcaacaacagcaacaacaacaacaacagcaacaacaacaacagcaacaacaacaacagcagcagcagcagcagcagcagcagcagcaaccacagcaaatgatgatgatgcaacaaCATAAATCACAACAGCAGCAAAGACATCAGCATCTTAATAATGCAAATGCACaccagaaaaataataagaagaataagaacagggGCAAGAATGTCATAATGTCAAATAATCCTTGGACGAGCAACAATTTCatgaataaacaacaaaatatgtTAGGCTCTATTGGCAAAGAAAATACAGAAGCAGAGTCattcatgaataaaaacaaaatggagaTTGAAATCCAGGATGCAGGTAACAAATGCCAAGATGCTAAAAGTGCTGTCCTTCAGTCCAAGGCAATAAAGGAGATGACAGGATTAGTAGCCAATGGTGATTGGCCAGAAAGTTTAAA AACATATGTGAGTAGATGTTTTAAACGCTGTGTTACCGAACTGGACAAAGATCTAGTGGAAATTTGCTTGAAAGGAAAACTTACTCAAGCAGCTAATAATGGAACTCTGTGGACAAAG aattgggaagaagaagaattgccCAGCATACAAAGTGAATCTACTTCAAATATAATATCCCATATCAAAAGCTGGAATACACCAACTGATGCAGGGTCCGATAATAGCTCTTCAAGCCCTATGAAGCTacagggaaagaaaggaatgaagaaaaatgtTACCCCAGCATTTGGGTCAATGAGAGGGATGAG GTCTCGCTCACGATCAAAGTCAAGAACAAGGTCAAGATcgagatcaagatcaagatcaccTGGTTATAGAAGAGGGAGGCGAGATAATAGGCGTGCCAGACATTCGTCCAGCTCCGATGATGAGTCAAAAGGCTTTATTAGATTGAACAAGAGGGGAAGAAGCCCAGTCAATATGAAAGgcaaagggaacaaaaaaatgaaggggaagggcaa AAATGAATCCTACTTCTATTCCAAACATGGACGCATGAGCCTTGATCCAGAGCTTGGCAGTTCTGAACGCCTGCAGAAGAGAGCAGCCAGGTTCAGTGTTCCAGGAAGTGGTCCAGGGCCTCACAAAAAGAGAAAGCCCATTAACCTAACAAAGACAATAAGTAATACTTTTACTGTGGATGGAGATGATATAGACTGGACATCCATGCACATTGTTGGCACTTCAACGTTATTAGAAAAACAGTACCTACGATTGACCTCC GCACCAGACCCATCAACAGTAAGAACAATAGATACGCTTAAAAAAGCCCTAGAGCACATCAAGTGTCAGTGGGTTCGGAACCAAGATTACAGATATGCCTGTGATCAGCTGAAGTCACTTCGTCAAGATCTCACCATCCAAGGAGTTCGAGATGCCTTCACTGTTCAG GTGTACGAAACTCACTCTCGCATAGCCCTTGAAAAGGGAGACCATGAAGAATTTAATCAGTGCCAGAGTCAGCTCAAGCAGTTATACAGTGAAGTTGGCGGCGATAATCACCTTGAATTTATTGCCTACAGACTTCTGTATTATATTTTTACCAAGAATACATTAG ATATCACATCCCTCATGGCTGGACTAACAAAAGATCAGAAACAGGACGAGTGCATCAGCTTTGCCCTACAACTACGTGCTGCATGGTCTTTATCCAACTATCATAGATTCTTCTTGCTGTACCGGAATGCCCCTAAGATGGCAGGCTACTTAATTGATTGGTTTGCAGATAGGGAAAGAAAACAGGCTCTTAAGATTATGTTGAAAGG CTATCGGCCGGGTAGTCTAGATGTCAGTTTTATTAGGTCGGAGTTGGCTCTCGGAACTCAAGAGGACTGGCAGAAATTTGAAAGTGCTGTGAATTTGGTGTATACAGATACATCAAAAGTGAGAATAGACTGTAAAAGCTCAACTGCAGATTCTGTTGCAACTCAATGA
- the LOC125047637 gene encoding histone-lysine N-methyltransferase, H3 lysine-79 specific-like, producing MSDSSLDDFFEEGSEDSEKYSEDCSCKSGEEEQAASKDDSEPYNSASESENESPRNSWSENTVDSVSEDAENETDMDNEKKKKSDAEDSSKQYPDDASRSDDLEHLQMSQSNVSSSSSSSPSKGSRIRPQSGRSPMKVLISAVQGPPSTSDEPLRDSSSSAPRRDTSSLSSNNLSPAKSEPPCASPLLVRKSPIHVAVRSRDASPRAQESAAPQARDLQLSTSSKGINNVLSSKEQTSRGSSGASPASRPRSAAARPRIMDRESPLHKLPRHLPLGNYARSLKMLGVKMPSPTHKASRTPRSVSSQSWQSEGKLHTRVTRRSTSLEDVSRAIPQVKNPASLSALTVDEVQRATLSQAVYEEWYFKRCRQIRSQRVKAKDKQKEEERKKEVKNKEKEEKVTVAVGEWEEKKLEQKKKEREKKKTEAQKAAEKEKEQQEKQLRIAAAIEAWEKEKIALAKERREKKRAEKERKVEKAREQLTKREEAEVVFKSWKEQKKIEETEKRRRAKQEEAERKMKEEQEKLEKRQYADMSFAAWKKMKMAEQGENLQKVYQDSEGAKSMMLRRQLERSSEALEAYERWLEEVEDRRPARIYENARSSVLVRARSPWWPGGSRNSLLGC from the exons ATGTCGGACAGCAGCCTAGATGACTTCTTTGAGGAGGGGAGTGAAGATTCTGAGAAATATAGTGAAGATTGTTCCTGCAAATCGGGTGAAGAAGAGCAGGCAGCGTCTAAAGATGACAGCGAGCCTTACAACAgcgcgagtgagagcgagaatgaaTCGCCCCGAAATTCATGGAGTGAAAACACGGTTGACAGTGTCAGTGAAGATGCAGAAAATGAAACTGATAtggataacgaaaagaaaaagaaaagcgacgCGGAAGATAGTAGCAAACAGTACCCCGATGACGCCAGCAGAAGTGACGACCTTGAGCATCTGCAAATGTCTCAGAGCAACgtctcatcgtcttcttcttcttcgccttctaaAGGCTCAAGAATCCGGCCGCAGTCTGGCCGGAGCCCGATGAAGGTCCTCATCAGCGCAGTGCAGGGCCCGCCCTCGACCTCGGACGAGCCTCTGAGAG acAGCTCGAGCTCTGCGCCCCGCAGAGACACTTCGAGCTTGAGCTCCAACAACCTGAGCCCCGCCAAGAGCGAGCCTCCATGCGCCTCCCCGCTCCTGGTGAGGAAGAGCCCGATACACGTCGCCGTTCGGTCGCGCGACGCCTCCCCGAGAGCCCAGGAATCGGCAGCACCACAGGCGAGGGACCTGCAGCTCTCCACAAGCTCCAAGGGGATCAACAACGTCCTCAGCAGCAAAGAACAAACGAGCAGGG GGTCTTCCGGCGCTTCTCCCGCGAGTCGGCCCCGCTCCGCCGCGGCTCGACCGAGGATCATGGACCGGGAATCTCCCTTACACAAG CTTCCACGCCATCTCCCTCTCGGGAATTACGCACGCAGTCTAAAGATGCTTGGGGTGAAGATGCCCTCGCCTACTCACAAGGCATCAAG gACCCCGAGGTCAGTGTCCTCGCAGTCGTGGCAGAGCGAAGGGAAGCTGCACACGCGCGTGACCCGCCGCTCGACCTCGCTGGAGGACGTGAGCCGCGCCATCCCGCAGGTCAAGAACCCGGCCTCACTCAGCGCCCTCACTGTCG ACGAGGTCCAGCGTGCCACCCTCAGCCAGGCCGTCTACGAGGAGTGGTACTTCAAAAGGTGTCGCCAGATCAGGTCGCAGAGGGTCAAGGCCAAAGacaagcagaaggaagaggagaggaagaaagaggtg aaaaacaaagaaaaggaggagaaagtgaccGTTGCAGTGGGcgaatgggaagagaagaaactcgaacagaagaagaaggagcgagagaagaaaaaaacggaagctCAGAAGGCagcggaaaaggagaaggaacagcAAGAGAAACAGTTGCGAATAGCGGCCGCCATCGAGgcttgggagaaggagaagatcgCGCTGGCCAAGGAAaggcgagagaagaagagggcgGAGAAGGAACGGAAGGTGGAAAAGGCGCGGGAACAGCTGAccaagagagaggaggcggaagtG GTATTCAAATCCtggaaggaacagaagaaaatcgaagaaacagaaaagcgaaggagagcaaaacaagaagaagcagaacggaagatgaaagaagaacaagagaagttGGAGAAAAGGCAGTATGCGGATATGTCTTTCGCTGcctggaagaaaatgaaaatggcagAACAAGGAGAAAATCTTCAGAAGGTTTA CCAAGATTCCGAGGGCGCGAAGTCTATGATGTTGCGGCGCCAGCTGGAGCGCTCGTCGGAGGCGCTGGAGGCGTACGAGCGCTggctggaggaggtggaggaccgaCGGCCCGCGCGGATCTACGAGAATGCGCGCTCTTCGGTCTTGGTTCGCGCGCGCTCTCCCTGGTGGCCCGGCGGTTCCAGGAACTCTCTCCTTGGTTGCTGA